The Sporichthyaceae bacterium genomic interval CACAGGTGCGTGACGGCGTCCGCCGGGTCGGGCAGCACCAGGACCCAGCCGCGATCCCGCTCGGTCACTCGCACGCCGTCGGTGGTGTCGATCTCGTGATCACCCGCGGCCTCTACGACGGTACGCATGACCCCGCCCTTGGCCGCCCACGGCGTCGGCACCGAGCGCTTGAGCAGATGCGCGACCGGGATCCTGGCGTCGATCTGACTCAGCGTCAGCCGGGTCCGCGCGACGAGGCCGAGCAGCCGGACGAAGACCGCGATGCCGTCGATGGTCCGGGCGCACTCGGGCACCACGAACCCGCCGTGGCCGTCGGCCGCGAAGATCACGTCGTCCTGGGCCGCGGCCAGGGTCAGCGCGTGCATCGAGGTCGGCGTCCATTCCACCTGGACACCGTGGAACCGGCAGACCTGCTCGGCCACGCGGGTGGTGGTCACCGGGAGTGCGACGCGGCCCTGCTTGCGTTCGGCCGCGACCAGGTCGAGCACGGACAGCAGGGCCCGGTCCTCGCTGACCAGCTCGCCCTTCTCATCCACGAGCTGGATCCGCTCGCCTACCGGGTCGAACCTGACGCCGAACGCGGCCCGGGACGAGGACACCACGTCGGCCAGTCGCTGCAACCCGGCACGCTGCTGCGCGGTGGTCTCGGTGGGCGAGACCTCGTCCAACCGGTTGTTCAGGGTGTGCACTTCCACCCCGATCGTGCCGAGCAGGCTGGGCAGCACCAGCGACGCGGTGCCGCCCGCGCAGTCCGCCACCACCTTCAGGCCGGCCTCGCGGACGCCGCTCATGTCGACGCACCGCAGCAGCTCGTGGGTGTAGGACTCCACCACCCGGGGCGGATAGCTGAGCTCGGCTATCTCGCCGGGGAAGGCCCGCCGGAACTCCTGCCGGGAGAACACCCGCTCCAGCTTGCGCTGGTCGGCCTGGGAGAGCTCGGCGCCGCGCTCGTCCAGGAAGATGATGTCGATCGACTGCGGGTCGCCCGGCGTGGTGCGCAGCGCGACGCCGCCGCTG includes:
- a CDS encoding mannose-1-phosphate guanyltransferase, with product GQRTLFGPRGVSGLVNVEVTPELAVRLASAYATMLRKGSTVTTSRDVSRAARTLKRAVQGALNASAINVVDLEAQPLPVARFETARDHYSGGVALRTTPGDPQSIDIIFLDERGAELSQADQRKLERVFSRQEFRRAFPGEIAELSYPPRVVESYTHELLRCVDMSGVREAGLKVVADCAGGTASLVLPSLLGTIGVEVHTLNNRLDEVSPTETTAQQRAGLQRLADVVSSSRAAFGVRFDPVGERIQLVDEKGELVSEDRALLSVLDLVAAERKQGRVALPVTTTRVAEQVCRFHGVQVEWTPTSMHALTLAAAQDDVIFAADGHGGFVVPECARTIDGIAVFVRLLGLVARTRLTLSQIDARIPVAHLLKRSVPTPWAAKGGVMRTVVEAAGDHEIDTTDGVRVTERDRGWVLVLPDPADAVTHLWAEGNDADTAQLLLDEWAAVVERAGH